DNA sequence from the Tissierellales bacterium genome:
AATAGCCAATTCTGCAGCATCAACTATTTTATTATAGCCTGTACACCTGCAAAGGTTTCCAGAAATTCCTTCTCTTATTTCATTTCTAGATGGATGAGGATTTTTATCCAACAGACTTTTCACAGACAAAATCATTCCAGGAGTACAGTATCCACATTGAACTGCACCTACTTCTATGAAAGCTTTTTGTATAGGGTGAAGATTATCTTCATTACCTAAGCCTTCAATAGTTAAAATTTCACTACCATCAGCTTGAAAAGCCATAACCATACAAGAGTTTACAGTCTCTCCATCCATAATAACTGTACAAGCTCCACACTCTCCTTCTCCACAACCTTCTTTAACTCCAGTTAATTTTAACTCTTCCCTTAGAAGATCTAATAGTCTTAATTCCTCTTTAATATCTAAGTTATATTCT
Encoded proteins:
- a CDS encoding (2Fe-2S)-binding protein, yielding MININLKINDKEYNLDIKEELRLLDLLREELKLTGVKEGCGEGECGACTVIMDGETVNSCMVMAFQADGSEILTIEGLGNEDNLHPIQKAFIEVGAVQCGYCTPGMILSVKSLLDKNPHPSRNEIREGISGNLCRCTGYNKIVDAAELAI